A stretch of Miscanthus floridulus cultivar M001 chromosome 13, ASM1932011v1, whole genome shotgun sequence DNA encodes these proteins:
- the LOC136500899 gene encoding U-box domain-containing protein 19-like yields MAPRRRRMLALPAVCPCEAIAPAPLLASLLSLAADVAGLRAAADVDALPALRGAAREAVRIAGLLLAFLDGIPVPDEAEAAPAVLVLGLSELHVALQKLRLLLADCARKGARLWVLMNAELAASELRVLLGSVATAMDVLLLPSEGHVVVGGAASADADAEEIAGLVSRHAWRAAARLRPDPDDDRAARGVRSVLARFASGVTPDAEDARLVLARVGLATWHDCSEEGAFLEAELLERLETGSDDNDNDLVLITSLMAFLLYCRVVLFDRIDDSGSKTDKAAATVNRLPPMFTLSLNPEALQCPITLELMTDPVTVATGQTYDRASIKKWIKSGCRTCPVTGERLRSAELVPNVAARGVIEQILLSRGVPVHEPSSKHRCAVDKTATPFGAAAAGGVRLSAAFLTARLSSVSGAPEEQKTKATHEARKLSKRNVFYRACLVEAGAVPWLLHLLSSADASVQDNAVAGLLNLSKYPAGRRALVEAGGLGLIVDAVNVAAKVEARQNAAAVLFYLSSNPEYCVEISRIPEAIPTLVRLARDGAYRGRKNALVSLYGLLQCADAHGRAVSAGAVDVLAGLMLVGASSASAGDDGSDLALDAVALLARLAEQPGGARAVAASSELVTRLVDFLGEAASRSAKEHCVALLASLGRHCGDKVLALLGKLPGLMPALYALIAEGTPQAGKRARWLVNEIHRHYEQRQTPASAPTPATGDRVIRV; encoded by the coding sequence ATGGCGCCGCGCCGACGACGGATGCTGGCGCTGCCGGCGGTGTGCCCGTGCGAGGCCATCGCGCCGGCGCCGCTGCTGGCGTCGCTGCTCTCCCTGGCCGCGGACGTCGCGGGCCTCCGGGCCGCCGCCGACGTGGACGCGCTCCCGGCGCTCCGGGGCGCGGCGCGCGAGGCCGTCCGGATCGCCGGCCTGCTCCTCGCGTTCCTCGACGGCATCCCCGTCCCGGACGAGGCGGAGGCGGCCCCGGCCGTGCTCGTGCTGGGGCTCTCGGAGCTGCACGTGGCGCTGCAGAAGCTGCGGCTCCTGCTTGCCGACTGCGCCCGGAAGGGGGCGCGCCTGTGGGTGCTCATGAACGCGGAGCTGGCGGCCTCCGAGCTCAGGGTGCTGCTGGGCTCCGTCGCCACGGCGATGGACGTGCTGCTGCTGCCTTCGGAGGGGCACGTCGTCGTCGGGGGGGCGGCGTCCGcggacgccgacgccgaggagaTCGCGGGGCTGGTGTCCCGGCACGCGtggcgcgcggcggcgcggctgcggCCGGACCCGGACGACGACCGCGCGGCGCGGGGCGTGCGCTCGGTGCTCGCGCGGTTCGCTAGCGGCGTCACGCCCGACGCCGAGGACGCTAGGCTCGTGCTCGCCCGCGTCGGCCTCGCCACCTGGCACGACTGCTCCGAGGAGGGCGCGTTCCTGGAGGCCGAGCTGCTGGAGCGCCTGGAGACCGGCAGCGACGACAACGACAACGACCTCGTGCTCATCACCAGCCTCATGGCGTTCCTGCTCTACTGCCGCGTCGTCTTGTTCGACCGCATTGATGATTCAGGCAGCAAGACCGACAAGGCCGCCGCGACGGTGAACAGGCTCCCCCCGATGTTCACCCTCAGCCTCAACCCGGAGGCGCTGCAGTGCCCGATCACGCTGGAGTTGATGACGGACCCGGTGACGGTGGCCACCGGCCAGACGTACGACCGCGCGTCCATCAAGAAGTGGATCAAGAGTGGGTGCCGGACGTGCCCCGTCACCGGCGAGAGGCTCCGCAGCGCGGAGCTGGTGCCGAACGTGGCGGCGCGCGGGGTCATCGAGCAGATCCTCCTCAGCAGGGGCGTCCCGGTCCACGAGCCCAGCAGCAAGCACCGGTGCGCGGTGGACAAGACCGCCACGCCGTTCGGCGCGGCCGCGGCCGGCGGCGTGCGCCTCTCCGCGGCGTTCCTGACGGCGAGGCTGTCCAGCGTCAGCGGCGCGCCCGAGGAGCAGAAGACGAAGGCGACGCACGAGGCCCGCAAGCTGTCGAAGCGGAACGTCTTCTACCGGGCGTGCCTCGTGGAGGCCGGCGCCGTGCCGTGGCTGCTCCACCTGCTCTCCTCCGCGGACGCGTCCGTGCAGGACAACGCCGTGGCGGGCCTGCTCAACCTGTCCAAGTACCCGGCGGGGCGGCGGGCGCTGGTGGAGGCCGGCGGGCTGGGTCTCATCGTGGACGCCGTGAACGTGGCCGCCAAGGTGGAGGCGCGGCAGAACGCGGCGGCCGTCCTGTTCTACCTCTCGTCCAACCCGGAGTACTGCGTGGAGATCAGCCGCATCCCGGAGGCGATCCCGACGCTGGTGCGCCTGGCGCGCGACGGCGCGTACCGGGGGCGGAAGAACGCGCTGGTGAGCCTCTACGGGCTGCTCCAGTGCGCGGACGCGCACGGCAGGGCGGTGTCTGCGGGCGCCGTGGACGTGCTCGCCGGCCTGATGCTGGTGGGCGCGTCGTCCGCCTCCGCCGGAGACGACGGCAGCGACCTCGCCCTCGACGCCGTCGCGCTGCTCGCGAGGCTCGCGGAGCAGCCGGGCGGCGCTCGCGCCGTCGCAGCGAGCTCGGAGCTGGTGACGAGGCTGGTGGACTTCCTCGGCGAGGCGGCGTCGCGGTCGGCCAAGGAGCACTGCGTGGCGCTGCTGGCGTCGCTGGGCCGGCACTGCGGGGACAAGGTGCTCGCGCTGCTGGGCAAGCTGCCTGGCCTGATGCCGGCGCTGTACGCGCTCATCGCTGAAGGCACCCCACAGGCGGGCAAGAGGGCGCGGTGGCTGGTGAATGAGATCCACCGCCACTACGAGCAGCGCCAGACGCCGGCGTCCGCACCAACCCCGGCGACCGGCGACCGTGTCATCCGTGTATAG